In one window of Pseudoalteromonas sp. N1230-9 DNA:
- a CDS encoding Tse2 family ADP-ribosyltransferase toxin — protein sequence MSAGTPLPKGLAIIKDNYNSRLGAYHYTIAPAYNMPLTVFKLLLNQLAKSVVKEVA from the coding sequence ATATCTGCTGGGACACCCTTACCAAAGGGGTTAGCTATTATAAAAGATAACTACAATTCAAGGTTAGGCGCCTATCATTATACAATCGCCCCAGCATATAATATGCCTTTAACTGTATTTAAGCTTTTACTTAATCAGTTGGCAAAATCAGTTGTTAAAGAGGTTGCATAA
- a CDS encoding M24 family metallopeptidase, translating to MQVNYLKRQAEFKALLAQHDYSAMLVLGHENIRYLSGFSGNAAYALITQNACVLITDYRYHQRAIAETTGFEVVCRDRDNETLGHCINRHLNPNSHVAFDASYVTVAIWQGVADELNGHTLTAVNGLIEKLRRVKDNWEVAQIKAAAAIADEALAQTLPYFKPGVTERDLALELEFRMQKLGSEGMSFATIMLFAERSALPHGNPSDQVLKQGDFVTLDFGAVVNGYRSDMTRSYIIGEASEKQTRIYNTVLDAQNAALEMVKPGINCLDLNAISNKVIADAGFGEYAGKGLGHGLGLFLHEVPFINTLTDYNLEVGNVITIEPGIYIPGYGGVRLEDDIVVTESGFEMLTHAPKPFII from the coding sequence ATGCAAGTTAATTACTTAAAAAGACAAGCTGAATTTAAAGCCTTGCTAGCACAACACGATTACAGCGCCATGTTAGTACTAGGGCATGAAAATATTCGTTACTTAAGTGGCTTTAGTGGTAATGCTGCTTATGCATTAATCACTCAAAACGCGTGCGTGTTGATCACTGATTATCGTTATCACCAACGTGCAATTGCAGAAACAACAGGGTTTGAAGTTGTTTGTCGAGATAGAGACAACGAAACCCTTGGGCATTGTATTAACAGACACCTTAACCCAAACAGCCATGTCGCATTTGATGCAAGTTATGTCACAGTAGCAATTTGGCAAGGTGTGGCAGATGAGCTAAACGGCCACACTTTAACAGCTGTAAACGGATTAATAGAAAAGCTAAGACGCGTTAAAGATAACTGGGAAGTTGCGCAAATCAAAGCGGCCGCAGCCATCGCTGATGAAGCACTAGCACAAACGCTACCTTATTTTAAACCAGGTGTGACTGAGCGAGACTTGGCCTTAGAGCTTGAATTTAGAATGCAAAAGCTAGGTTCAGAAGGAATGTCGTTTGCAACCATTATGCTGTTTGCTGAGCGCTCAGCCTTGCCCCATGGTAATCCATCAGATCAGGTTTTAAAGCAAGGTGACTTTGTAACGCTTGATTTTGGCGCGGTTGTGAATGGCTATCGCTCTGATATGACACGCAGTTACATTATTGGCGAAGCGTCAGAAAAACAAACCCGTATTTATAACACGGTGCTTGATGCACAAAATGCGGCACTTGAAATGGTTAAACCAGGCATTAATTGTTTAGATTTAAATGCTATATCAAACAAGGTGATTGCTGATGCGGGCTTTGGCGAATATGCGGGTAAAGGCTTAGGTCATGGTTTAGGGCTGTTTTTACATGAAGTGCCATTTATCAACACACTGACGGACTACAACCTTGAGGTTGGCAATGTGATCACCATTGAGCCTGGCATTTATATACCAGGCTACGGCGGTGTGCGCTTAGAAGATGACATAGTTGTCACCGAATCTGGCTTTGAGATGTTAACCCATGCGCCTAAGCCATTTATAATCTAG
- a CDS encoding TolC family protein — MHKPLHELFKHGKLVSAMLLAGALAGCAQSVDMQAQQVSLTQFVRNTQIGEQNQGASENNWWRRLDSAQLNNLVTDALAMNHDLKTSQLQLDAAIARLGAARADYYPQGSLSVGAERSSLDGAITRQSNAGVNVNWQLDLFGRITALVDAANAGALNQAEQLRALQVEVVSAVVQGYVSYQGNVQKQAIIEMQIEALEQSIDVLKARVEEGVANELDLNRTLAQLKQQQALIPELSYLQYRDLATLAVLTGRLASDISLIEEPELLSHEFSVSFNKASEAMALRPDITSALYQFSQAYSLSVAASKALLPDISLAGFAGVVSLTSNGLEDTVQQWQVTPKVEWSLLSYPALLAQRDAQQFLSEAAYSDYQSKVLKAISDSELTLQRLVKQSEQLNFADERFNYANKAFGQAQAMYEEGQIPYLELLDARQDVLIAQENAVDSTIASLQAKVSAYQAFNGRWSFELNNL; from the coding sequence ATGCATAAGCCTCTTCATGAACTCTTTAAACACGGCAAACTGGTTAGTGCAATGCTGTTAGCCGGAGCACTGGCTGGCTGCGCACAAAGCGTCGATATGCAAGCGCAGCAAGTGAGCCTGACACAATTTGTTAGAAATACACAAATTGGTGAACAAAACCAAGGTGCGAGCGAAAATAACTGGTGGCGCCGTTTAGATTCAGCGCAGTTAAACAATTTAGTGACTGATGCATTAGCTATGAATCACGATTTAAAAACCAGTCAACTTCAACTTGATGCAGCCATTGCCCGTTTAGGTGCAGCCCGTGCGGATTATTATCCGCAGGGCAGCCTAAGTGTAGGCGCAGAGCGCAGCAGTTTAGATGGCGCAATTACGCGCCAATCAAACGCTGGTGTTAACGTAAACTGGCAGCTTGATTTGTTTGGTCGTATTACAGCGTTAGTCGATGCTGCTAATGCGGGGGCACTCAACCAAGCAGAGCAGCTCAGAGCATTACAGGTTGAAGTGGTTTCAGCTGTGGTGCAAGGCTATGTGAGCTATCAAGGTAATGTGCAAAAGCAAGCGATTATTGAGATGCAAATCGAGGCACTCGAGCAAAGTATTGATGTGCTCAAAGCGCGAGTAGAGGAGGGGGTTGCGAATGAGCTTGACCTTAACCGCACACTTGCGCAGTTAAAGCAGCAACAAGCGCTTATTCCTGAGCTTAGTTACTTGCAATATCGCGATTTGGCAACCCTTGCGGTGCTAACAGGGCGACTGGCAAGTGACATATCATTGATAGAAGAGCCTGAGTTATTAAGCCACGAATTTAGCGTGTCGTTTAATAAAGCCAGTGAAGCAATGGCACTGAGACCCGATATCACCAGTGCCTTGTATCAGTTTAGTCAGGCTTATTCACTGAGTGTTGCAGCTTCCAAAGCGTTACTGCCCGATATTAGTCTGGCAGGGTTTGCAGGCGTAGTGAGCTTAACTAGCAATGGTTTAGAAGATACCGTGCAACAATGGCAAGTGACACCAAAAGTTGAATGGTCATTGCTGAGTTATCCTGCATTATTAGCTCAACGTGATGCGCAGCAATTTTTAAGTGAAGCGGCTTATAGCGATTACCAAAGTAAAGTGTTAAAAGCGATAAGCGACAGTGAACTTACGCTGCAAAGGTTAGTCAAACAAAGTGAGCAGTTAAACTTCGCTGACGAGCGTTTTAATTATGCGAATAAAGCATTTGGTCAAGCACAAGCAATGTACGAAGAAGGGCAAATTCCTTACTTAGAGTTGTTAGATGCTCGACAGGATGTTTTAATAGCGCAAGAAAATGCTGTTGATTCAACAATTGCTTCATTACAGGCCAAAGTGAGCGCTTATCAAGCGTTTAATGGTCGCTGGAGCTTTGAACTAAACAACCTTTAA
- a CDS encoding M24 family metallopeptidase has product MTTHGIGTQTPVQALDSLSDMTTDLTPIQNDEFHARIAKAQAYMQANNIDAIYLNAGTNLAYFTGMRWYASERLVGAILPAKGDVQYIAPFFEIGSLNDFMVIDGPIRGWQEHENPYQLCVEVLSEMGISKDGTLGIDESAQFFIYDGINKANSDYTIINAQCVTAHCRMHKSANELALMQRAMDMTLEVHKATASMLYEGITTTEVEAFIKKAHQKVGAPGNYFCIVLFGVASSFPHGVKNPQTLKKGDVVLIDTGCKVHDYLSDITRTYVFGEATERQRTFWQHEKNAQLAAFAAAKIGEPCGIVDDAARQYLAENGMGPEYQTPGCPHRTGHGIGLDIHEWPYLVGGNPTPLAAGMCFSNEPMLVIPDEFGIRLEDHFYMTDEGPHWFTEPAHSIDDPFGLAK; this is encoded by the coding sequence ATGACAACACATGGTATTGGCACACAAACGCCAGTTCAGGCGCTTGACTCTTTGTCAGATATGACAACAGATTTAACCCCTATTCAAAATGACGAATTTCATGCACGTATCGCAAAAGCACAAGCGTATATGCAAGCAAATAATATTGATGCAATTTATTTAAATGCAGGCACTAACCTTGCCTATTTTACGGGTATGCGTTGGTACGCAAGTGAGCGTTTAGTAGGTGCTATTTTACCCGCCAAAGGTGACGTGCAATACATAGCGCCGTTTTTTGAAATCGGCAGCTTAAACGATTTCATGGTGATTGATGGCCCAATTCGTGGCTGGCAAGAGCACGAAAACCCATACCAACTGTGTGTTGAAGTACTTTCAGAAATGGGTATTAGCAAAGATGGCACCCTTGGTATTGATGAAAGCGCACAGTTTTTCATCTACGACGGCATTAATAAAGCGAACAGCGATTACACCATTATTAACGCGCAGTGCGTGACTGCTCATTGCCGCATGCATAAATCGGCAAATGAACTTGCCTTAATGCAGCGTGCTATGGATATGACTTTAGAAGTACACAAAGCAACAGCAAGTATGCTTTATGAAGGCATTACCACCACTGAGGTTGAAGCCTTTATTAAAAAAGCGCACCAAAAGGTCGGTGCACCGGGTAACTATTTTTGTATTGTGCTATTTGGTGTTGCGTCGTCTTTCCCGCATGGTGTTAAAAACCCGCAAACCCTTAAAAAAGGTGATGTGGTACTGATTGATACTGGCTGTAAAGTACATGATTACCTCTCTGACATTACCCGTACGTATGTATTTGGAGAAGCCACCGAACGTCAACGTACGTTTTGGCAGCACGAGAAAAATGCCCAGCTTGCTGCTTTTGCTGCCGCAAAAATTGGTGAACCATGTGGCATAGTAGATGATGCGGCAAGACAGTACCTAGCCGAAAATGGCATGGGGCCAGAGTATCAAACACCAGGCTGCCCACACAGAACAGGCCATGGCATTGGTTTAGATATTCATGAATGGCCATACCTAGTCGGTGGAAACCCTACCCCACTCGCTGCAGGCATGTGTTTTAGTAATGAGCCTATGCTTGTAATACCTGATGAGTTTGGTATTCGCTTAGAAGATCACTTTTATATGACAGACGAAGGCCCGCATTGGTTTACCGAGCCAGCTCATAGCATCGATGACCCATTTGGTTTAGCTAAATAA
- a CDS encoding lysoplasmalogenase yields MNILYLLLATFYIALLMLQAALPQGVTALLKATPILFLIVMVVKYRAQIQNRTVITLLLALSFSALGDVLLALDTGQLFIGGLAAFFVSHLFYIITMLPVKKYRIDVLLLYLFLAIGVFCLLYPTLNEMLIPVIFYMIVLMIMASLTWMTDKSNGFLVLGGAVFVISDSILALNHFYMPFYYADIAIMCSYYLAQFCLVKGFLQASDKSK; encoded by the coding sequence ATGAACATTCTCTATTTACTCTTAGCAACGTTTTACATCGCTCTATTGATGTTACAAGCTGCGCTTCCTCAAGGTGTTACTGCGCTATTAAAAGCAACGCCAATACTCTTTTTAATTGTGATGGTAGTTAAATATCGAGCGCAAATACAAAACCGTACTGTTATTACTTTATTATTAGCTCTTAGCTTTTCTGCATTAGGGGATGTACTGCTAGCCCTTGATACAGGACAGCTTTTTATAGGCGGTTTAGCTGCATTCTTTGTTAGTCACTTATTTTACATCATCACAATGCTACCCGTTAAAAAGTACCGCATTGATGTGTTGCTGCTTTATTTATTTTTAGCGATAGGGGTATTTTGCTTATTGTATCCCACTTTAAATGAAATGCTTATCCCTGTGATTTTCTATATGATTGTTTTGATGATAATGGCAAGCCTTACTTGGATGACAGATAAATCGAACGGCTTCTTAGTATTAGGTGGGGCGGTTTTTGTTATATCTGACTCAATACTGGCTTTGAATCATTTTTATATGCCCTTTTATTACGCTGATATCGCTATTATGTGTAGTTATTATTTAGCACAATTTTGTTTAGTGAAAGGTTTTTTACAAGCTTCAGACAAAAGCAAGTAG
- a CDS encoding YfcC family protein, with protein MGLRFKVPHTLILLLSMMVIALIATWLVPQGFFTTTLSESGREMVVAGTYQTVEERHYLTPWDLLQAIPRAFAAAQDVIFFVLIVGGVLAVARATGTVDALIGRLLERHGKKPQRLIFMVVFCFALASSSIGTAGEYIPFVIILVALCKAMRLDAMTAVGMIVAGYGIGYGVSAFNPFTVLIAQQIAGIPVYSGLWLRLAIFIPFVLIGFHHVWQYTKKVANDPSKSMMIGVPCPLENQTATSYPALALRHKLILGSFIITLAIAVWGIATKGWYLYELGGVFIAWGVVVAILGKLSADEAANKFIEGVSDLVTTAVLIGVARGIALILEDGQILHSLVHGMSLPLSYVSAEISAIGMLVIQTLLNTFIPSGSGQAYVTMPLMAPLGDLVGVPRQVAVLAYQFGDGFSNMIIPTNAVLMGILGMAGVPYGHWFRFCLPLLIKLMVAASVVLVLAVMFGYGLDVQPTLN; from the coding sequence ATGGGTTTACGTTTTAAAGTCCCGCATACGCTTATCTTACTGCTAAGTATGATGGTCATTGCACTTATTGCTACTTGGCTAGTACCACAAGGTTTTTTCACCACAACACTCAGTGAATCTGGTCGCGAAATGGTCGTTGCTGGCACCTATCAAACAGTTGAAGAACGCCATTACTTAACCCCCTGGGATTTATTACAAGCCATCCCCCGCGCGTTTGCTGCTGCTCAAGATGTTATTTTCTTTGTGTTAATTGTTGGCGGCGTCTTAGCTGTTGCACGTGCCACAGGTACAGTCGATGCACTTATTGGTAGACTTTTAGAGCGCCACGGCAAAAAGCCACAACGATTAATCTTTATGGTGGTATTTTGCTTTGCTTTAGCATCAAGCAGTATTGGTACCGCTGGTGAATACATTCCCTTTGTTATTATTCTCGTCGCGCTTTGTAAAGCAATGCGGCTGGACGCAATGACCGCTGTAGGTATGATAGTCGCAGGTTATGGTATTGGTTATGGGGTATCGGCATTTAACCCATTTACCGTCTTAATCGCACAACAAATTGCAGGTATTCCTGTTTACTCTGGGTTGTGGTTACGTTTAGCTATATTTATTCCATTTGTGCTCATTGGTTTTCATCATGTTTGGCAATACACCAAAAAGGTAGCGAACGATCCATCTAAATCAATGATGATTGGCGTACCTTGCCCACTTGAAAATCAAACAGCCACCAGTTACCCAGCACTTGCCCTGCGCCATAAACTTATTTTAGGCAGCTTTATTATTACCCTTGCAATTGCAGTATGGGGCATCGCAACGAAGGGCTGGTACTTATACGAGCTAGGTGGTGTTTTTATTGCGTGGGGTGTGGTTGTCGCCATTTTAGGCAAACTATCTGCTGATGAAGCAGCAAACAAATTTATAGAGGGCGTCTCTGATCTTGTTACAACCGCAGTCTTAATCGGTGTAGCACGCGGTATCGCACTTATTTTAGAAGACGGTCAAATCCTGCATAGCTTGGTACATGGCATGTCGTTACCACTATCTTATGTATCAGCAGAAATATCAGCAATTGGCATGTTGGTTATTCAAACCCTGCTTAATACCTTTATCCCATCAGGTTCAGGGCAGGCTTATGTCACCATGCCACTGATGGCTCCGCTGGGTGATTTAGTGGGTGTACCAAGACAAGTTGCCGTGCTTGCTTATCAATTTGGTGATGGCTTTTCCAATATGATCATTCCGACCAACGCCGTACTTATGGGTATTTTAGGTATGGCAGGTGTGCCTTACGGACATTGGTTTAGGTTCTGCTTACCACTACTGATCAAACTAATGGTCGCAGCATCGGTTGTATTAGTTTTAGCAGTAATGTTTGGCTATGGCTTAGATGTGCAGCCCACACTAAATTAA
- a CDS encoding zinc-binding dehydrogenase: MSHIQQNTDLPSTMRALALLEPNDAIALSELSVPVPCPEGNELLIRVEYVGLNHGDANFAKQGFCKWSYPHILGHDAVGVVIHANKGVFPGVGARVVWHASLGDQGVLSEYTTVPNYAVSVVPDNVSPCDAATLPCSGMTALIALDKLQLSEGDSLFIDAGAGGVGQFAIQFAKQRGATVFTTASKHNHKLLKQLGADVVFDYKDLKLEDKIRRELGPQGFDAVLDCIGGDTTIRNVELMRFCGHIACLNELPKFEQELMFRRAPNIGIVSLGGAWLANSLCAQQRLSFMGNLLLDNAARGEIKLPQIHAVDFTAEAVSAALNKQLAGGLTGKQVVQVSG; the protein is encoded by the coding sequence ATGTCACATATTCAACAAAACACTGATCTTCCTTCAACAATGCGCGCACTAGCACTGCTTGAGCCTAATGACGCTATTGCGTTATCGGAGTTATCTGTGCCAGTCCCTTGCCCTGAAGGCAACGAACTTTTGATCAGAGTTGAATATGTGGGTTTAAACCATGGGGATGCTAACTTTGCAAAGCAGGGGTTTTGCAAGTGGAGTTATCCCCATATACTTGGTCATGATGCTGTGGGTGTTGTGATTCATGCCAATAAAGGTGTGTTTCCTGGCGTAGGCGCACGTGTTGTGTGGCACGCTAGCCTTGGCGACCAAGGTGTATTATCTGAATACACAACAGTGCCAAACTATGCAGTGTCGGTTGTGCCAGATAACGTCTCACCGTGCGATGCCGCAACCTTACCTTGTTCAGGTATGACGGCATTAATTGCCCTTGATAAGTTGCAGCTAAGCGAAGGGGATTCACTGTTTATTGATGCAGGCGCAGGTGGTGTAGGTCAGTTTGCTATTCAATTTGCTAAGCAACGTGGGGCAACAGTGTTTACCACTGCCAGCAAACACAATCATAAGTTACTTAAGCAATTAGGTGCTGATGTGGTGTTTGATTACAAAGACCTAAAACTTGAAGATAAAATTCGTCGTGAGCTTGGCCCCCAAGGTTTTGATGCCGTGCTTGACTGTATTGGTGGCGATACCACCATTCGTAACGTTGAGTTAATGCGTTTTTGTGGCCACATTGCATGTTTAAATGAACTACCTAAATTTGAACAAGAGCTCATGTTTAGGCGTGCACCTAACATTGGCATTGTATCGTTAGGTGGTGCGTGGCTTGCAAATAGCTTATGTGCTCAGCAAAGGCTGAGTTTTATGGGTAATTTATTACTTGATAATGCAGCCAGAGGCGAGATCAAATTGCCGCAAATTCATGCTGTAGATTTTACCGCTGAAGCTGTTTCAGCTGCATTAAATAAACAACTTGCTGGTGGCTTAACGGGCAAACAAGTTGTACAAGTCAGTGGTTAA
- the ppiC gene encoding peptidylprolyl isomerase PpiC has product MANTAHALHILVKHKEQAEDIIKQLKKGAKFQTLAKKHSTCPSGKKGGDLGEFRRGQMVPQFDKVAFSGEILEPHLVKTRFGWHVIKVLYRT; this is encoded by the coding sequence ATGGCAAATACAGCGCACGCACTGCACATTTTAGTTAAGCATAAAGAACAAGCTGAAGACATTATCAAGCAACTTAAAAAAGGTGCGAAGTTTCAGACTTTAGCTAAAAAACATTCAACCTGTCCGTCAGGTAAAAAAGGTGGCGACTTAGGTGAATTCAGACGTGGTCAAATGGTGCCACAGTTTGACAAAGTAGCATTCAGCGGCGAAATCTTAGAGCCACATTTAGTGAAAACCCGCTTTGGTTGGCATGTAATTAAAGTGCTGTATAGAACGTAA
- a CDS encoding efflux RND transporter permease subunit, whose translation MKFSHFFIQRPIFAAMLSLIFLIAGAISLFQLPVSEYPEVVPPTVVVTASYPGANPTVIAETVATPLEQEINGTENMLYMFSQATSDGRMTLTVTFALGTDLDRAQVQVQNRVNSALPRLPQEVQRLGVVAEKSSPDLTMVVHLYSPEKTHDTTYLANYADLYIKDQIARLPGVGDVRMFGGGQYSMRVWLNPDALSARDLTAMDVVNALRAQNQQVAAGSLGAQPTSKSNQFQILMNVKGRLSSQEEFENVIIKVGEQGQLTRLSDVARLELGQDTYALRAMLDGQPALAMPVFQRPGSNAIELSDQVRETMKVLSKDFPAGVEYDIVYDPTIFVRGSIDAVIKTLLEAIALVVIVVVVFLQTWRASVIPLIAVPVSLIGTFAVMQWLGVSINTLSLFGLVLAIGIVVDDAIVVVENVERNIEQGLSPLEATRVAMTEVTGPIIAIALVLCAVFIPTAFITGLSGQFYKQFALTITISTVISAFNSLTLSPALSALLLKGHDAKPDRLTKLLNRVFGNWLFKPFNRLFDKGANGYEKLVQKLIRMSVIVLVAYVALVGGTVKLFDAVPGGFIPQQDKQYLVAVAQLPDAASLDRTQEVVQEMEKIALQVPGVANTVSFPGLSVNGFTNSPNSGIVFTPLAPFEERQDPSMSAMAIAAQLNQKFASIDEAFVAVFPPPPIQGLGTTGGFKLQIEDRANKGFEALFNSLQATINKAQQDPALMGLYSSFRIQVPQMDIDIDREQALIQGIPLDEVFNALQVYLGSMYVNDFNLFGRTYQVNAQADADYRQDPEQILNLKVRNRMGEMVPLGSVLTVTPTTGPDRVMHYNGYPTAELNGSPAPGYSSDQAQHAIEAILAETLPNGIEFEWTEVTYQQILAGNTMVYVFPLVVLLVFMVLAAQYESLRLPLAIILIVPMTIFSALLGVWFVGDDNNIFTQIALIVLVALASKNAILMVEFARDQHKTGMSHLEAIIKACRLRLRPILMTSIAFTAGVVPLVLATGAGAEMRHAMGNAVFSGMIGVTVFGLLFTPVFYMLVTKKSQKEQHDA comes from the coding sequence ATGAAATTTTCACACTTTTTTATCCAGCGACCCATCTTTGCAGCGATGCTGTCGCTTATTTTTCTCATCGCAGGGGCAATCTCGTTATTTCAATTGCCAGTGAGTGAGTACCCTGAAGTGGTGCCGCCAACAGTTGTTGTAACGGCAAGTTACCCAGGTGCAAACCCGACGGTGATAGCTGAAACAGTGGCAACGCCGCTTGAGCAAGAAATCAATGGTACAGAAAACATGTTGTATATGTTTTCGCAAGCAACCAGTGATGGCCGTATGACGTTAACGGTAACCTTTGCGTTAGGCACTGATTTAGACCGCGCACAAGTACAAGTGCAAAACCGTGTAAATAGTGCACTACCACGCTTACCACAAGAAGTTCAGCGTTTAGGTGTTGTAGCAGAAAAATCATCACCAGATTTAACCATGGTGGTGCATTTGTACTCGCCTGAAAAAACGCATGATACAACTTACTTAGCGAACTATGCTGATTTGTATATCAAAGACCAAATTGCACGCCTTCCTGGGGTGGGTGATGTACGTATGTTTGGTGGTGGTCAATACTCAATGCGGGTATGGCTTAACCCAGATGCGCTATCGGCACGCGATTTAACAGCAATGGATGTAGTAAATGCATTACGCGCGCAAAACCAACAGGTTGCTGCGGGGAGTTTAGGTGCGCAACCTACCTCGAAAAGTAATCAATTTCAAATTTTGATGAATGTAAAAGGGCGCTTAAGCTCACAAGAAGAGTTTGAAAATGTGATCATCAAAGTGGGTGAGCAAGGTCAGCTTACACGCCTAAGTGATGTTGCACGCCTTGAATTAGGTCAAGACACCTATGCGCTAAGAGCAATGTTAGATGGTCAACCAGCTCTTGCAATGCCGGTATTCCAACGTCCGGGTTCTAATGCGATTGAGTTGTCTGATCAAGTACGTGAAACGATGAAAGTATTATCAAAAGACTTTCCGGCAGGTGTTGAATACGACATTGTTTATGATCCAACTATTTTCGTACGTGGCTCTATTGATGCTGTTATCAAAACGCTACTTGAAGCAATTGCATTAGTGGTAATCGTTGTCGTGGTGTTTTTACAAACATGGCGTGCATCGGTAATCCCACTGATTGCAGTACCGGTATCTTTGATTGGTACGTTTGCAGTTATGCAATGGCTGGGTGTATCGATTAATACCTTATCGTTATTCGGCTTGGTTCTTGCCATTGGTATTGTTGTTGATGATGCCATTGTTGTAGTTGAAAACGTTGAGCGTAATATCGAGCAAGGCTTATCACCACTAGAAGCCACTCGTGTTGCGATGACAGAAGTAACAGGACCAATTATCGCCATTGCACTCGTACTGTGTGCGGTATTTATTCCTACTGCTTTCATTACAGGTTTATCTGGTCAGTTTTATAAGCAATTTGCGTTAACTATTACAATTTCAACGGTTATCTCAGCATTTAACTCGTTAACATTATCGCCTGCGTTATCGGCGTTATTATTAAAAGGTCATGATGCAAAACCAGACCGTTTAACGAAGTTATTAAACCGTGTATTCGGTAATTGGCTGTTTAAACCTTTTAACCGCTTGTTTGATAAAGGCGCCAATGGCTACGAAAAGCTGGTGCAAAAACTGATTCGTATGAGTGTGATTGTATTAGTTGCCTATGTTGCACTTGTTGGTGGTACAGTTAAATTGTTTGATGCTGTACCAGGTGGCTTTATTCCACAGCAAGATAAGCAATATTTAGTGGCTGTAGCACAGTTGCCTGATGCGGCAAGCTTAGACAGAACCCAAGAAGTCGTGCAAGAAATGGAAAAAATTGCATTGCAAGTACCGGGTGTTGCAAACACAGTATCGTTCCCTGGTTTATCGGTGAATGGTTTCACTAATAGTCCTAATAGCGGCATTGTATTTACTCCGCTTGCCCCTTTTGAAGAGCGTCAAGACCCGAGTATGTCAGCAATGGCGATTGCGGCGCAGTTAAATCAAAAGTTTGCCAGTATTGATGAAGCATTTGTTGCGGTATTTCCGCCACCGCCAATTCAGGGTTTAGGAACAACAGGTGGCTTTAAACTGCAAATTGAAGACCGTGCTAACAAAGGTTTTGAAGCACTCTTTAACAGCTTACAAGCAACCATTAATAAAGCGCAGCAAGACCCAGCATTAATGGGGCTTTACTCAAGCTTTAGAATTCAAGTGCCACAAATGGATATCGATATCGACCGTGAGCAAGCGCTTATTCAAGGTATTCCACTTGATGAAGTATTCAATGCCTTACAAGTGTACTTAGGTTCTATGTACGTAAATGACTTTAACTTATTTGGTCGTACTTATCAGGTTAATGCACAAGCTGATGCTGACTACCGCCAAGATCCTGAGCAAATTTTGAATCTTAAAGTCCGTAACCGCATGGGTGAGATGGTGCCATTAGGCTCTGTATTAACGGTCACACCAACAACAGGTCCAGATCGTGTAATGCATTATAACGGTTATCCTACAGCTGAATTAAATGGTAGCCCAGCGCCAGGTTATAGCTCTGACCAAGCGCAACATGCGATAGAAGCAATCCTTGCAGAGACATTACCAAATGGTATTGAGTTTGAGTGGACAGAAGTAACTTATCAGCAAATATTAGCGGGTAATACCATGGTGTATGTTTTCCCACTTGTTGTATTGCTTGTGTTTATGGTGCTTGCTGCGCAATACGAGAGCTTAAGATTACCACTGGCTATTATTTTGATTGTGCCTATGACGATTTTCTCGGCCTTGTTAGGTGTGTGGTTTGTTGGTGATGACAACAACATCTTCACGCAAATCGCATTAATCGTACTGGTTGCACTAGCAAGTAAGAACGCCATCTTGATGGTTGAGTTTGCACGAGATCAGCATAAAACGGGAATGTCTCACCTTGAAGCCATAATTAAAGCGTGTCGCTTACGACTTCGCCCAATTTTAATGACGTCAATAGCCTTTACGGCAGGTGTTGTACCCCTTGTTTTAGCAACAGGTGCTGGTGCTGAGATGCGTCATGCTATGGGTAACGCAGTGTTCTCAGGCATGATTGGTGTAACTGTGTTTGGCTTATTGTTCACCCCGGTATTTTATATGTTAGTAACTAAAAAATCGCAGAAGGAGCAACACGATGCATAA
- a CDS encoding thiol-disulfide oxidoreductase DCC family protein: MRFILRFDKQITFKLCPMQSDKGERLLKAHQVDEPLSSMLVIDKNQLYKQSDAVLFIATKLGFPFSLAKVFYLTPKGLRDRFYDWVGRNRYRFFGKQAQCRLLTEKQKQHFL, from the coding sequence GTGCGCTTTATTCTTCGCTTTGATAAGCAAATAACCTTTAAGTTATGCCCCATGCAAAGTGATAAAGGTGAACGTTTATTAAAGGCGCATCAAGTTGACGAACCACTTTCCTCAATGTTAGTGATTGATAAAAACCAGCTTTATAAACAAAGTGATGCTGTGTTATTTATTGCCACTAAATTAGGTTTTCCATTTTCCCTTGCTAAAGTGTTTTATCTAACCCCAAAAGGCTTGCGTGATCGTTTTTATGATTGGGTTGGTCGTAACCGATACCGATTTTTTGGAAAACAAGCACAGTGCAGGTTGCTGACAGAAAAACAAAAACAGCATTTTCTATAA